The genome window ATTTGAAAGTgtgaattatataattttggCTTTAATTTTAACtctcaaataaataaatcactTATAATTAATCGATTCAAATTAAGAATAATAGTGTGGATTAGCGAATTGTGGTTCCTTAATTTTGTTGCTAAAATGGCATAGTTTGGGTGTCGCCGGGACAGTAATCAGCGTACAGTGTTGACTAATGACTATAACGGGGGAGTCAATTGTCATTGGCCGCACCTCCCGGGCCCCACCGCTGTTGACAATATAGGACTCCCATTGGTACATTAAACTCACGCGCCTCATCGGCACGTGGCCTACTCCGTCCTCCACCTACGCTGTTTCTCCCCCCTTCCCATTTCTCGACGACAAAAAGTTTTAACATAAGACTCCATCCAATGCTATGAGACAACAACCTTTCTCTAATTCTCTCTCACCCCCTTTCCTTTCTCCTTCCAAGACTGTATCTTTTTCAGCTAATCGCCGAAATCAGTGTAACACCGACAGGTTTCCGGCGACTTCGACGACATGGAAGCTCGCTCGGGGACACCGGAAACCCATTTTGAATCCGGGTTGTTAATGTAACCCGAGGTTTGAACTCAAACTAAACCAAACTCACACCAAACACAGTAGCAGCAGCAAAAACAACAACATAGGACCAATAAAACACCCAAAAGCCTCTGACTTTTCTTCACAATTCTTCTCTTCTGAAGTTCTGAGATATTATTCACGTTTCCCACGGAATTTTTAAGGTTGTCTTCTATCTCTATGGCTAGCATTAATGCGAACGCAGGAGCTGACGTTTCGTCTTCCGGCGAGGACGGGGCGGCGAAGGCCGTGAATAAGCGGTATGAAGGGCTGCTCACAGTTCGTAGCAAGGCTATAAATGGGAAAGGAGCTTGGTATTGGAATCATCTTGAGCCCATTTTGGTTCGGGACCCGGAAACCAAATTGCCCAAAGCCGTGAAGCTGAGGTGCAATCTCTGTGAGGCTTCGTTTTCGGCTTCAAACCCGTCCCGGACCGCTACTGAGCATCTAAAGAGAGGAACTTGCTCCAATTTCGGCTCAGTGGCTAGGCCCGTTTCTCAGTTGCCTCCCTTAGCTTCGCCTTCTTCGCAGAATCATCGGAAACGAGGCTTTAAACAAGCTGGAattccctctccctctccctctagCTCGTTCGCAGCTGGGGTTCTTGATTCTACTGAAATGGGCTATTCAATGGTCACTAATACTGGCTTGACTCAACACCAACACCAGTTGGTGTTGTCCGGTGGGAAAGAGGATTTGGGGGCGTTAGCTAAGCTGGAAGATAGTGTTAAAAAGCTAAAAAGCCCAAAATCCTCACCTGGCCCTGCCCTAAGCAAGGACCAGGTTGATTCAGCTTTCAATTTGTTGGCTGAGTGGTTCTATGAATCTTGTGGTTCAGTTTCCTTTTCCAGTCTTGAGCACCCAAAGTTCAAAGATTTCCTAAGCCATGTTGGCTTGCCTGCAGTTTCAAGAAAGTACTTTGCCGGAGCAAAGCTTGATTCAAAGTTTGAGCAAGCAAGAATGGAGTCAGAAGCTAGAATTAGGGATGCAGTGTTTTTTCAAATTGCTTCGGATGGATGGAAGAACGATAATTGTCGGTATGTGGATGATTGCATGATTAAGTTTACTGTGAATCTTCCAAATGGCACTTGTGTGTTTCATAAGGCAGTGTACAAGGGTGGCTCATTGCCATCACAGTATGCTGAGGATGTTTTGTGGGAAACCATTAGAGGGATAAGTGGGAATGTTGTTCATAGATGTGTAGGTATAGTTGGAGATAAGTATAAAGCCAAGGCATTGAAGAATTTAGAGAATCGGAATCATTGGATGGTCAATTTGTCTTGTCTGTTTCAAGGATTTATGAGTTTGATTAAAGATTTTAGCAGAGAGCTTCCCCTTTTTAAAACTGTAACTGACAATTGTTTCAAGATAGCCACTCTATTCAATAGTACTTCTCAAATTAGAAATCATTTCCTTAAGTTTAGGTCACATGGGGTTGAGCTTCCAGGGTTAATTAGAGTTCCCTTACCTCACTGCGATTTGTCCAAGAACTCTGCTCCTGTTTT of Ipomoea triloba cultivar NCNSP0323 chromosome 3, ASM357664v1 contains these proteins:
- the LOC116014160 gene encoding uncharacterized protein LOC116014160, whose protein sequence is MASINANAGADVSSSGEDGAAKAVNKRYEGLLTVRSKAINGKGAWYWNHLEPILVRDPETKLPKAVKLRCNLCEASFSASNPSRTATEHLKRGTCSNFGSVARPVSQLPPLASPSSQNHRKRGFKQAGIPSPSPSSSFAAGVLDSTEMGYSMVTNTGLTQHQHQLVLSGGKEDLGALAKLEDSVKKLKSPKSSPGPALSKDQVDSAFNLLAEWFYESCGSVSFSSLEHPKFKDFLSHVGLPAVSRKYFAGAKLDSKFEQARMESEARIRDAVFFQIASDGWKNDNCRYVDDCMIKFTVNLPNGTCVFHKAVYKGGSLPSQYAEDVLWETIRGISGNVVHRCVGIVGDKYKAKALKNLENRNHWMVNLSCLFQGFMSLIKDFSRELPLFKTVTDNCFKIATLFNSTSQIRNHFLKFRSHGVELPGLIRVPLPHCDLSKNSAPVFRMLEDVLSYARILQLIVLDDSYKTVCAENLIAREVAELIQDVGFWNDVEAVHSLVKMIKDMAEDVEAERPLIGQCLPLWEALKVKVKDWCVKFRIAEGTVEKIVERRFKKNYHPAWSAAFVLDPLYLIRDTSGKYLPPFKCLTHEQETDVDKLITRLVSREEAPIALMELMKWRSEGLDPLYAQAVQVKQRDPVTGRMKIANPQSSRLVWETCLKEFKSLGKVAVRLLFLHATSCGLKCNWPSMRWVCSQGHSRVGLDRVQRMIFLAAHAKLERHAFLNEEDKDTEVFPMASGEDNMLNEVFVDARSV